TAGAGGATAGATTATGAATATAGATGAATTTCTTAGAGGCCTACACGGAAGACTCGAAAGCTTTCAGCATGCACGGGAATTGTATGCACCACGGCTGGCCCCTGATTTTAATAGCTTTAATGTTATCTCTCCGGATGAAATGCGATTGTCAAAAATCCTGGCAACATTGCTTGATCCTGCCGGTGAACATGCACAAGGTCCAGCGTTTCTAAAGGCGTTCCTGCACTGGGCCCAACTTGAAGGCTACTTGGCTGAATCCAATCCGGTAAAGGTTCAAACTGAAGTGGTTACTGACCGCATCGACAATCCAATGCGCCGAATGGATATTATCATAGACTTCGGGGATGCGGCCATTGTCATCGAAAATAAGCCATGGACCGGCGATCAAAGTGAACAGGTAAGCGATTATGTCAAACAGGTGAAGAGTAGCCATCCTAACAATTTTTGCCTGTTATATTTATCTGGTACAGGCGAACCACCAACTGAAGCGAGTGTTTTGCCAACCAATAGGGCGGAATTAGAGAGAAAAGAACAGCTCAAAGTTAAACCATACTCTACCCTATTGGATTGGCTAACTGGCTGCAAGGCTGTCTGCCAGTCTGAAAGGGTAAGACATTTTCTTGATGATTTTTCGGATTATATCCGTCAGCAATTTATGGGGGTACACGACATGACTGAATTTAATGAAATCTCCAACGCCGTAAGAAAAACGAAGGAAACGCTTCGGGCAGCCCTTAAGGTAGCTGCCAATATTGACGGCATCAAGATAGATTTACTTGATCAGCTTAAAGCCCAACTTACCGACAGAGTTCAAAAAAGGTCCTGGATTCTTGACTGGCATATTGAGTATTGGAATAAATATTCATGTTTCGGGATTTCCTTTGCTAAGGAGCAACAACAATATGAAGTATGGTTTGAATTTGATGGCAAACAATGTCAGGGATTGCATTATGGTATATTAGATAAAAATCTCTTAAACCAAGAAGAAATCCGGAATCGCCTCAATAGCAATATTACAACTGGCAAAAATGGCGACGGGTGGCTTTGGAGAATAGATGGTCCTGAACCTTACCTTTATTGGCTCAATAGCGAAGAACCATGGATGGACATTATTTGCAACGATAAACTTGCGGATATGGTAATCGAGTATGCCGAGAAAATTTATCAAGCGTTGTAGGCGGGACCAAGTCTCTTGGATAAATTGCGGTAATTATGCCCATCTCTTAGAATTAGAATTTGAGCACATCGAACATTAACCGGACTCACATTTAGAAACACAATGGAAGGATTCTTATCACTCCCCATCACTAAAACTTCGTATCATTGTAGTATTTTCCTTCCGTTAAAAAATATATTTGAAAAATAGGGACGGGAAACAACCTTTAAAAGCATTCACGATAGGTACTAATAAAAACCCAAAGGATAAAAAACATGCCAACTCAAAAAAGCAACATCATCAATGCCCTGAGAATGCTCAACACCCAAAACTTATTTTCCAAGGATGATCTGTCCATTGTCATCCCTGCTCTTGTTTTTATGGCAGAGAAATTCAACTGGGAATCCTACAGTCTGATGAAAAAATACGGCAACAACTGGAAAAAAATATCAGTAGGCCTTGCGCAAGTATTATTCCAGGGAGACGAGGGCGCCGAAAGTGATTTAAGGGCGCTCCACAGTGAGTATTATACGATGCGCGGGTTATCGTCAGGAATGTCGCTCTTTCTGGATAAGCTGACTCTAAACATGAAGCAGGAAGACATTAAGAGGAAGGCGTAAAATATTATGTAAAAAAAGAACACACTGCCAGACTGTTGGCAAAATGATTCGTTATACTGTCATAGGGAGGATGACTTTGGACAGACGAACATTTCTTAAGTTTCTTGCCGGCACGGGCGCCATGTTTTCACTTTGGCTCACACCCTCATTGAATGGCAAATCCCGCCATACAAACATCAGATATGGTTTTATCAACAGGACAGGTAAAATAGTCATTGCACCTCGCTTTGAATTAGCCTTAGGATTCTTGGATGGCCGCGCTGCTGTTCAGATCGATGGGAAATGGGGATATATAGATGAAAATGGTAAACGTGTCGTTCCGGCACAATTCGATGAAGCCATGGATTTTAATGAAGGTCTTGCATGTGTAGAGTTGGATGGAAAATGCGGTTATATCGATAAAAGTGGTAAATTCGCTGTCCCGCCACAATATGAACTTTCATTCTCCGCTTTTTCAGATGGCCTTGCATGTGTGAGGGTAAACGGCAAATATGGGTATATCAATAAAACAGGTAAGTTTGTAATTGATCCTGTATTTGAGGAAGCATCAGGATTCTCCGAAGGATTGGCAAAGGTAAAAACTTGCAACAAATATTCATTTACTGACAAGACAGGGAAACAGGCTTTCCCGTATTCCTTTGATGGAGCCCTTCCGTTCTCGGATGGGCTGGCAAGTGTCGTGGTTGACGGACAATGGGGATATATCGACAAAACCGGCAAAATGGTGATACGGCATCAGTATCATGGGCACGAGTATTTCAAGGAAGGCATGGTACCGATAATGAGTGAAAAAAAATGGGGGTATATCGATAAAACAGGAGCGGTTGTCATTGAACCTCGCTACACTTTAGTCGGAGCTTTTTCCAAAGGTCTCTGCCCCGTTGAATTCGATGGCAAATGGGGATATATTGATGCAAAAGGAAACATGATTATCCCGCCAATCTTTGCACATGCATCAGAGTTCAGTGAGGGGATAGCAGATGCACGAAATACTGAAAACGGTAGAGATGGATATATCAACCAAAAAGGCAAGTATGTTATTAAACCTCAGTTTTACGAAGCATGTTCATTCTCTGAAGGTCTTGCGGTAATAGGGGTAGAGATATAAATAGCAGTAGCATTTGCAGAAGAGTATTACCCGCATTTGCGCAGAACAGAGTACGACCTCTAATGGCTACTCATAAATCTGTTGCACACCATTGGCAAGATCAAGGGATATGGGTAAATTGTGAAAACTTGGTGCATCCAGACCCTTGCAAACCTGTTTTTGAGGGCTCTAATGTTTATTACTGAATCAGTGGCAAGATACAGTACAACATCGTGGGATAGGGTAATGAGGGGGTGCGGGGAAATTGACAAAAAATTATGCAATTCTATACACAATTTTATAAATCAATGACATAATGCTGTCAGTTATGTGTGGTATTGTTTTGTAAATAACGTAAGGAGCAGCAAATGTCATATAAGTTTGATTCACTTGCTATTATCCTCAACAAGCTTGACAGTAAAGAAACCGTAACGGTTTTATCTCTTACGGATGAGCTTGAGGTAAGCGGGAGAACCGTTCACAGATATATAAGTACGTTGCAGGTAGCTGGATTCCCTATTGAATACGATAAAATAAAGAATAGCTACGTTTTTACCGAAGGCTATACTCTTAAAAAACCGACCCTTTCGTTAGAGGAGACTCTTGCCTTTGCTCTTGCGAAGAAATTACTCATAAACTTCGGACCGGGTATGGAGAAAAGCCTTTCCGATATTGAGGATAAGCTTTCACCAAAAAAAGGGGACTTCAAACATATCATCCTATCTGCAGATGCTTTGCCTGTAGCATCTGAGCAGTATCTTGGTCTTATACACCAGGCCATAACGAATTATCAGAGGATCAAGCTCGTGTATAAAGCGCTGTATGCTGATAATCCAACGGAAAGTAGTATAGACCCATACTATTTGTTTTTCAGAGAAGGCATCTGGTATCTCAGGGGAGATTATCATCTGGAAAAAGCTGCAAGAACCTTCGCCCTTGACAGGATAGTTTCTTTAACGCTTCTTGATGAGCACTTTATCCCGAAGCCTACCTCCCCTGATGATGAGCTGTCCGCTGCCTTCGGGGCATTTATTGACGGTGAGCCTGTAGAAGTCGTACTGAGGTTTGACAAACTGAGCAAGCCACTTGTCCTGAGAAAGAAATGGCATAAAAGCCAGCAGATTAAAGAGCTTGAGGACGGAGGTATAGAGGCAAGATTCACTGTAAACGGCATAAAAGGCATACAACCATGGATCTACAGGTGGATACCTTTTGTAGAGGTTATTGCCCCTGAAGAGTTAAGAGATATGTTTATCAAGGATCTTGACGAAGCCATTAAAAGACATAAGAAATGAAACTGCATAAAATAGTTGTTGTAGAAAAGAATAAACTATTAACAAAAATATCAGCTTGAATAAAGCTACTATATATGATTATTAGAAATCATATCTGCCTTATTAAAAACAGATTAAAAGGGAGGGGTTAAATGGGACAAGAAGAATATTTAGTAAAGTTTTACAAATTGGATTACCTCATCTTGGCAGATTTAAATATAAATTTAACAACAATTTGTTTTCAGAGATAGAAAAAACTAACCTATCAAAAAAAGGAGTGAAAACATATGCCAAATGGAGGACATATTTCTTGTGTGCATTGCACGTACAATCGGCAGACATCAGGAACGTGTGATATCTTGAGGATTGAAACAAGCCCTTTTATCTTATGCAGAGCTTTCAGAAAACTCAAGCAATCTCATACCGAAGCACGAAAAAAAGTGGCCTATGCTAAATGATCTGAAGCCTGGGGTTGTATATGGGATCGATAATTCTTCTTTTTTAGCCGGAGATTCAAGACCGATATATAAACTACAAATTTTCAAAAAAGTGGAGAGAACATGAACGAAGTAAGAAAAGAAGTCGAAAAGATATTATCAGAAAACCAACAGGATTGGGAAGAAAGATTTTATGAGTATTATGAAAAGATAATTAATAACTCGGAAAACATAGAGAAAAATAGACAAAAATTTCATATGAGAGGATTTTTACGAGCGTATATGAATTTTGGACAGGCCATGAAAAAAACACCAAAATTTAGTATTCGTTACGGAGGACAAATTGCTGGTATAATGAAATTTATGAAAAACAAAAAGGAACCTATCCTTGTAATCACCCCAAAACAAGCTAAAGATAACAATAAGTGGTTTAAGTTCGATCTTCCAAATGGAGAATACGCTTGGAGATCATCTGCTGAAGCTCAAAAATTTAGAGAGAGATTTGAAAAAAATCCACCGCCACCAGTTAGACAAGACGAACACCGCTTAGAAACATTTATTCTTGATGAAATGTTCAACCCTACGATTAAAAAGTTTTGTGGAACTTTTAAAAATATTCAGCCAGTTTGTATTGCAAACAATGTTCCTTTCCAGATGCTCATACCAATACGTGCACGCGGAGGAAAGATCGGTTACAAGGATGGTCACATAGATATTGTTGCTCGATATGGTAGAGGAACAACATCCTTGTTGGCAATTGAAATAAAAAGACCTGGTGGCCAATATCAAGGTGCTGCAAAGCAGGCATACATTTATGCGGTAACCATGTCCTATATGTTTAATAAAACAGGAGATAACTTCAAGAAGCACTTATATACGTTATGTGGATATAAAAACGTATATTCAAATCTAAAAATTCATGCTGTGGTTGCAATTCCCGATACTTATAAATCTAAATTTTCTCAAGAACAAGAATTACTCAATGCTTCTAATATTAACGTTGATATACCTATACATTATATTACTTATCAACTTGCAGAC
The sequence above is a segment of the Pseudomonadota bacterium genome. Coding sequences within it:
- a CDS encoding PD-(D/E)XK nuclease family protein, yielding MNIDEFLRGLHGRLESFQHARELYAPRLAPDFNSFNVISPDEMRLSKILATLLDPAGEHAQGPAFLKAFLHWAQLEGYLAESNPVKVQTEVVTDRIDNPMRRMDIIIDFGDAAIVIENKPWTGDQSEQVSDYVKQVKSSHPNNFCLLYLSGTGEPPTEASVLPTNRAELERKEQLKVKPYSTLLDWLTGCKAVCQSERVRHFLDDFSDYIRQQFMGVHDMTEFNEISNAVRKTKETLRAALKVAANIDGIKIDLLDQLKAQLTDRVQKRSWILDWHIEYWNKYSCFGISFAKEQQQYEVWFEFDGKQCQGLHYGILDKNLLNQEEIRNRLNSNITTGKNGDGWLWRIDGPEPYLYWLNSEEPWMDIICNDKLADMVIEYAEKIYQAL
- a CDS encoding WG repeat-containing protein; its protein translation is MDRRTFLKFLAGTGAMFSLWLTPSLNGKSRHTNIRYGFINRTGKIVIAPRFELALGFLDGRAAVQIDGKWGYIDENGKRVVPAQFDEAMDFNEGLACVELDGKCGYIDKSGKFAVPPQYELSFSAFSDGLACVRVNGKYGYINKTGKFVIDPVFEEASGFSEGLAKVKTCNKYSFTDKTGKQAFPYSFDGALPFSDGLASVVVDGQWGYIDKTGKMVIRHQYHGHEYFKEGMVPIMSEKKWGYIDKTGAVVIEPRYTLVGAFSKGLCPVEFDGKWGYIDAKGNMIIPPIFAHASEFSEGIADARNTENGRDGYINQKGKYVIKPQFYEACSFSEGLAVIGVEI
- a CDS encoding WYL domain-containing protein, with the translated sequence MSYKFDSLAIILNKLDSKETVTVLSLTDELEVSGRTVHRYISTLQVAGFPIEYDKIKNSYVFTEGYTLKKPTLSLEETLAFALAKKLLINFGPGMEKSLSDIEDKLSPKKGDFKHIILSADALPVASEQYLGLIHQAITNYQRIKLVYKALYADNPTESSIDPYYLFFREGIWYLRGDYHLEKAARTFALDRIVSLTLLDEHFIPKPTSPDDELSAAFGAFIDGEPVEVVLRFDKLSKPLVLRKKWHKSQQIKELEDGGIEARFTVNGIKGIQPWIYRWIPFVEVIAPEELRDMFIKDLDEAIKRHKK